The nucleotide sequence AGCGAAGACCCAAAGCATAACTAGTAGACAGGCTATACATATTTCTGCAGATTTGCAATAGAAATCTAATGGAATATAAAGATCATGATTGCCAAATCAACTAAAGAAACATTCAGTTTTTCTTCCAGTCTCATGATTTCCTTTAAACTTCAAGTTGCAAATTGTTATCTCCATCATGTTTGTGAAAGGGTAAATGTATCTTGCACATAAATCCTAATGCAACTCTCTATTCTAAAAGTCAGTCAAAGTGAATCAAAGTAACAACAACCAAGGCAGAATAAGCAAAGATTCTGGTCAAACTTTCAACTTAGGATAGTTCTTGTAATAGCCCAATTTAGTCTCACTTCGGAAGTGAGCAAAAATTTGGATCACTAATAAGGGCTTGATGTTATTTACTTGAAACTAAGCATTTTGATCATTTTTTTTGTTAGTGGTTCAATCTCAATGATGTCAACGAGTCAACTAATCCAATCCATCATGCTAGGTCATGACAATCCAATCAATAGATGAATAAGTTGGAATTAACTCAACCAATGATATCATGAACAATAGCATACTTTCATCTTCCGATCAGTTCTAAGTGACTTTTTTTTATAAGAATGTCACTATTCTTCAGTATCACTGAACAAAAATCGAGACAACTCCACAGATATTTACCAAATTATAAACAAtcttaatgaaataaaataaacCCCGAACAAGACAAATGTCACTTTGAATCATACAGTGAAAGAGTAACATGGTTTCTTGAAATTAGGCATATAGGATTACTTTAAAGAAAAAAGAACGATACTCTGGAAAGCCACACAACGAAAAGTAAAAGAAGGCGAGTGGAATTTAAAACGAAACAAGCCCAGAAGCATCTTTAAATCCAAATAGGCCCGAAATAGTCGAATAGATCCCTCAGAAATCAAACAGAACCACTAAAGGATTTAATCCGAGTGGAGCAACTTAGATCTCGATGGAAAGATCCCTTTAAAAAAGCAGCTTTTGGAAGGAGGCGCATGAGAACCCACTAAAATCATGCAGGCAAAACAACAATCACAAGCAAGGCCCAAAAAAAGCCACGCGAGGCTTACTCAGTCCCCTTCGACCGAAGGATCCGGAACTGCTCCGGCGACAGGATGGCCTGCCACTCCTCCTCGGACTTCTGCACGGGACCCGACGATGCCATCACCACGCCGATCAGCCGACTCGGTGGAACGAGGGGAAAAGGAGGAACCTTCGAGGGGGTTTTATAAGGGGTTCGCGGGGAGGAGTGGGACAGCGGGGTCTTGAAGGAACGAACGTGGACGGGAACCCGGGCAGGGGGGGTTAATGTACGGACAGCGGCGCTTAGGGAAATGGAAGGAGGGCGGCGGTGGATCGCATTCCTTACAGACTGGGGAGCGACTCCcatctcttctccttcctctttctttATCCTATTTGTTGATGACGCGTTTATAGCCTTTCCCCACTTTTGtactcttcttttttgtttttttatgtagGATAAAAAATATTCAGATATTACAAATAACTCAAAAAGGTTATTTGTGGTTTCCTTCGCTTCCTCATTGCATTTGCACTTATGGAATTAttgatttcatcttaattattTGTTCAAATATATAAACCAAAatgtattcttataaaatatttttaattattctttttttaaatttagtATTTTATATTGAAAGTTAgtaatttattaaattaataaaatcagttagttatattattaaaatatatcataACATTAAGAGATTGTTAGTTCATTGTATTATGCCAATAAACTTGTGTCTGGATGAAAGATCAATCTTAACTTATTTCGGAGTTTGGTGTTTCTGGAATTgctgataaaaattttaatatgtttTATCGAGTACGTCTGATCTCTTTTATCTTTATTTTCTACCATAAGATATATATCGAGTACGTCCGATTTCTTTAACGTTCAAGTTAGAAAATCTTAATATGAATTTATGTATGatcctttaaaaaaaatttaaaaaaacattGACCATATCAGTGCTGTAGATTGATGAAAAGGCTGATAGCACCTAGTCGTCGTTAGTGGTGAGGAAAATATTCATTGAATCGAGAAAATaaatattgaatattttatactGTGATCGATTCGCTTTTGTGTGTTGAATATTCTGTACTTTGATTCTGGCCAATGTGATAGATTCGTTTTCGTGTGTTGACTATTCTCTATTTTGATTTTGATCGGTACAATAGATACATTTTAGTGtatt is from Musa acuminata AAA Group cultivar baxijiao chromosome BXJ3-8, Cavendish_Baxijiao_AAA, whole genome shotgun sequence and encodes:
- the LOC135645585 gene encoding peptide methionine sulfoxide reductase B5-like — protein: MGVAPQSVRNAIHRRPPSISLSAAVRTLTPPARVPVHVRSFKTPLSHSSPRTPYKTPSKVPPFPLVPPSRLIGVVMASSGPVQKSEEEWQAILSPEQFRILRSKGTEYPGTGQYDKFFADGIYECAGCGTPLYKSTTKFNSGCGWPAFFEGLPGAINRTPDPDGRRIEITCAACGGHLGHVFKGEGFNTPTDERHCVNSISLKFVPASQSN